One region of Centropristis striata isolate RG_2023a ecotype Rhode Island chromosome 3, C.striata_1.0, whole genome shotgun sequence genomic DNA includes:
- the lrig2 gene encoding leucine-rich repeats and immunoglobulin-like domains protein 2: protein MAEGWPIPSALVFMLLTLSAWALESCPTPCSCIKGQDEVHILDCNRKRLSTAPVDPPDGITQVTMNHNELTILPFLGDVSSNITSLSLVHNRISELSMHQLQPYLSLETLDLTSNSISELKVGSFPSMQLKYLNLSNNKISVLEPGCFENISSSLLVLKLNRNRLAVLPSKVFKLPQLQFLEMKRNKIKIVDSLTFKGMDSLRSLKMQRNGITKLMDGAFFGLNNIEELELEHNNLTEVNKGWLYGLRMLRILRVSQNAVGIIRPDAWEFCQKLEELDLSFNHLTRLEETAFVGLGLLESLNLGENSISHLGEGVFGGLASLRTLDIRNNVISWAIEDSIGVFDGMKKLNTLIIQRNKIKSITKKAFEGLEELEHLDLSKNGIMSIHPEALSHMKLKVFVLNTSSLLCDCHMQWLGPWLTDSQFQQSVSAICAHPSSLLGQNVLSISPEEFVCDDFPKPRITTHPETHVALRGNNVTLSCVASSSSDSPMTTAWRKDGEVLYDAEVQNYARFQEGELIYTTVLHLLNVNFTDEGRYQCVVSNHFGSNYSNRARLTVNELPSFLKTPMDLTIRTGTMARLECAAEGHPSPQIAWQKDGGTDFPAARERRMHVMPDDDIFFIANVKTEDMGVYSCTAQNAAGSLSANATLTVLETPSFMRPLEDRTVARGETAVLQCIAGGSPAPRLNWTKDDGPLVLTERHFFAAANQLLIIVDAGPADAGKYTCIMSNTLGTERGHIYLSVSPSPNCDTGTVYNQDGWTTVGIVVIVVVCCVVGTSLVWVIVIYHMRRKSEDYSITNTDEMNLPADIPSYLSSQGTLSEPQEGYSNSEAGSHQQLMPPLSNGYVHKGTDGVCYGDTGSEVETEGNGMLHCRVGSLFTGRSSFHPGEPREGLAGIPTGGAGPLVICSDCYDNANIYSRTREYCPYAYLGEDDPLDRSLPGLKESFSEHAQHKDAVLESLISNRDSSVFLTSHDKRLSSHTPPEHYANDSLSRSFWGEGEDQSSKPHPASSQHPVTVHRTPPLASTADGAAEQSETEADCFPSHCTQDHRSASNRTKPQEHPAPT from the exons AACCATGAATCACAATGAGCTGACTATTCTTCCCTTTCTTGGAGACGTTTCCTCAAATATCACCTCGCTGTCATT AGTCCACAATCGGATCTCAGAGCTGTCAATGCATCAGCTGCAGCCATACCTTTCACTGGAGACACTGGACCTGACATCCAATTCCATCTCTGAGCTCAAAGTTGGATCCTTCCCCTCCATGCAGCTGAAATATCT GAATTTGAGTAATAACAAGATCAGCGTCCTCGAGCCTGGCTGCTTTGAAAACATCTCCAGCTCCCTGCTGGTGCTGAAGCTGAACAGGAACAGATTAGCCGTGCTGCCATCCAAAGTCTTCAAACTCCCACAACTGCAGTTCCT TGAAATGAAGCGTAATAAGATCAAGATAGTGGACAGTCTGACATTCAAAGGGATGGACTCACTGAGGTCACTGAAGATGCAGAGGAACGGCATCACTAAGCTCATGGATGGGGCCTTTTTCGGACTAAACAACATTGAAGAACT AGAGCTGGAGCACAACAACCTAACAGAGGTCAACAAAGGCTGGCTGTATGGACTCCGCATGCTGCGTATCCTGCGGGTCAGCCAGAATGCTGTCGGCATCATCCGACCAGACGCCTGGGAGTTTTGCCAAAAGCTGGAGGAACT GGACCTGTCCTTCAATCATCTAACTAGACTTGAGGAGACAGCTTTTGTGGGATTAGGTCTCCTGGAGAGTCTGAACCTCGGAGAAAACTCCATCAGCCACTTGGGAGAGGGAGTGTTCGGGGGCCTGGCAAGTCTGCGCACCCT AGATATCCGGAATAATGTAATCTCCTGGGCCATTGAAGACTCCATTGGTGTTTTTGATGGAATGAAGAAGCTGAACACACT AATCATACAGCGgaacaaaatcaaatcaatcactAAGAAAGCGTTCGAGGGcctggaggagctggagcaCCT GGACCTCAGCAAGAATGGCATCATGTCGATACACCCTGAGGCGTTGTCCCATATGAAGCTCAAAGTGTT TGTCCTGAACACGAGCAGCCTGCTGTGTGACTGCCACATGCAGTGGCTGGGGCCTTGGCTGACTGACAGCCAGTTCCAGCAGTCTGTCTCCGCTATCTGTGCTCATCCATCCAGTCTACTCGGTCAAAATGTCCTGTCCATCAGCCCGGAAGAGTTTGTTTGTG ATGATTTCCCCAAGCCTCGGATCACAACTCACCCAGAGACACATGTGGCATTGCGAGGGAACAACGTGACTCTGAGCTGCGTTGCGTCCAGCAGCAGTGATTCGCCAATGACCACAGCGTGGCGGAAGGACGGGGAGGTGCTGTACGATGCAGAAGTGCAAAACTACGCTCGATTCCAGGAGGGAGAGCTGATCTACACCACCGTGCTTCACCTCCTCAATGTCAATTTCACTGACGAGGGCCGCTACCAGTGTGTGGTCTCCAATCACTTCGGCTCCAATTACTCCAACAGGGCCAGGCTTACTGTCAATG AGCTGCCATCCTTTCTTAAGACTCCCATGGATTTGACGATCCGGACTGGGACTATGGCCAGGCTGGAGTGTGCTGCTGAAGGCCATCCATCACCCCAGATTGCTTGGCAGAAGGACGGAGGCACTGACTTCCCGGCTGCCCGGGAGCGCAGGATGCACGTGATGCCAGATGATGACATCTTCTTTATTGCCAACGTGAAGACTGAAGACATGGGAGTGTACAGCTGTACTGCTCAAAATGCAGCTGGCAGCCTGTCTGCGAACGCTACTCTCACGGTTCTGG AAACTCCATCCTTCATGCGTCCCCTGGAAGACAGAACAGTGGCCCGTGGGGAAACCGCCGTGCTCCAGTGTATAGCCGGAGGCAGCCCGGCCCCACGTCTTAACTGGACCAAAGACGACGGGCCTCTGGTGCTCACCGAGCGCCACTTCTTTGCTGCAGCCAACCAGCTCCTTATCATAGTTGATGCTGGTCCTGCTGACGCTGGGAAATACACCTGCATCATGTCTAACACTCTGGGAACTGAACGTGGCCACATCTACTTGAGCGTCTCACCATCGCCGAACTGCGATACAGGCACGGTGTACAACCAGGACGGCTGGACCACCGTGGGCATCGTGGTGATCGTTGTGGTGTGCTGTGTGGTCGGAACCTCCCTTGTCTGGGTCATCGTCATCTATCACATGCGCAGGAAGAGCGAGGATTACAGTATCACCAACACAG ATGAAATGAATTTGCCAGCAGACATTCCCAGCTACCTGTCCTCTCAAGGTACCTTGTCAGAGCCTCAGGAAGGCTACAGTAACTCTGAGGCTGGCAGCCACCAGCAGCTCATGCCTCCTCTGTCCAATGGATATGTCCATAAAGGCACAGACG GTGTGTGTTATGGAGACACGGGCAGCGAGGTGGAAACTGAGGGGAACGGCATGCTGCACTGCAGGGTTGGCTCATTGTTCACTGGCCGTAGCAGCTTCCACCCCGGAGAGCCCCGTGAGGGCCTAGCTGGAATCCCCACAG GTGGTGCAGGTCCGCTAGTCATCTGCTCTGACTGCTACGACAACGCCAACATCTACTCTCGCACACGGGAGTACTGCCCCTATGCCTATCTGGGGGAGGACGACCCGCTGGACAGGAGTCTTCCAGGCCTGAAGGAGAGCTTCAGTGAGCACGCCCAGCACAAGGACGCGGTACTGGAGAGCCTCATTAGCAACCGGGACTCCTCCGTCTTTCTCACCTCACACGACAAAAGGTTGAGCAGCCACACTCCCCCGGAGCACTATGCTAATG ATTCTCTTAGCAGGTCCTTCTGGGGAGAAGGGGAAGATCAGTCCTCGAAACCCCACCCAGCTTCATCCCAGCACCCAGTGACAGTTCACAGGACACCACCTCTGGCTTCCACTGCGGACGGAGCAGCGGAACAGAGTGAAACAGAGGCGGACTGTTTTCCCAGCCACTGCACACAGGACCACAGAAGTGCCTCTAATAGGACTAAGCCTCAGGAGCATCCTGCTCCCACATAG